The following coding sequences lie in one uncultured Celeribacter sp. genomic window:
- a CDS encoding esterase-like activity of phytase family protein, with translation MLRRLVLALIASLSFDPALAVEARYLGSYTWVSDNPLVGGLSGLELSEDGTQFVALSDRAHYFTGHLTRGKEGVVSAVSLDAAVALVAEGGGPLPQYSDDSEGIAISKDGQAYVSFEANHRVAQLDLDTGRLVDLPKHPDFASLQNNSSLEGLAVDDAGTIYTLPERSGAVGRPFPLYSFSGGEWDNSWSIPRDQDTDFLPVGLDIGPDGRLYLLERWFMGLGFASRVRRFDLGPDGPENEATLLRTLTATHDNLEGIAVWADDEGIRLTMVSDDNFRFFQRTEFVEYRVIE, from the coding sequence ATGCTCCGCCGTCTTGTCCTCGCGCTGATCGCGAGCCTGTCCTTTGATCCGGCTCTGGCCGTTGAGGCGCGCTATCTGGGGTCCTACACATGGGTTTCTGACAATCCTCTCGTTGGAGGGCTGTCGGGGCTTGAGCTGTCGGAAGATGGAACGCAATTCGTCGCCCTGTCAGATCGTGCCCATTATTTCACGGGGCACCTGACGCGTGGCAAAGAGGGGGTGGTCTCGGCCGTTTCTCTTGATGCCGCAGTTGCGCTGGTCGCCGAGGGTGGTGGGCCTTTGCCGCAATATAGCGACGACTCCGAAGGCATCGCGATTTCAAAAGACGGTCAGGCCTATGTGAGTTTCGAGGCCAATCACAGGGTGGCGCAGCTTGATCTGGACACAGGGCGTCTTGTGGATCTGCCCAAGCACCCTGATTTCGCCTCATTGCAAAACAACTCTTCGCTTGAGGGGCTGGCCGTCGATGATGCCGGTACGATCTACACTCTGCCGGAGCGCTCGGGGGCCGTTGGGCGCCCCTTTCCCTTGTATAGTTTCTCGGGCGGGGAATGGGACAACTCATGGTCCATCCCGCGCGATCAGGACACGGATTTCCTACCCGTCGGTCTCGACATCGGGCCGGATGGTCGGCTCTATCTTTTGGAGCGCTGGTTCATGGGGCTGGGCTTTGCCTCTCGTGTGAGGCGCTTTGATCTTGGCCCGGATGGACCGGAAAACGAGGCCACGCTGTTGCGCACTTTGACCGCGACTCATGACAACCTCGAAGGCATTGCGGTCTGGGCCGATGACGAGGGCATTCGCCTCACCATGGTCTCCGACGACAACTTCCGTTTCTTCCAGCGCACCGAATTCGTCGAGTACCGCGTCATCGAATAA
- the mepA gene encoding penicillin-insensitive murein endopeptidase — protein MRKWFSLALVATLAACIGGGDSNPPPKVSVSSSDHRPAKELFGPVALPSSQTPESFGSYSKGCLAGAVALPENGPTWQAMRLSRNRNWGQPVLVDFLEDLSRKAAAQPGWNGLYIGDMSQPRGGPMSSGHASHQIGLDADIWMLPATRLDLSRAERESLSSISMRRAAGAYVNDSWTRQHHEILKAAASDPRVARIFVFPGAKVQMCKDEKGDKSWLRKIRPWWGHHYHFHVRLNCPRGDKTCVDQAPPPPGDGCADAQEWVNNILNPPPPDPNAKPTKPKPPVTLASLPAQCSAVLSSR, from the coding sequence ATGCGTAAATGGTTCAGCTTGGCTTTGGTCGCAACACTCGCCGCCTGCATAGGTGGCGGGGACAGCAACCCGCCTCCGAAAGTCTCGGTGTCTTCCTCGGATCACCGCCCGGCCAAGGAGCTGTTCGGGCCTGTCGCATTGCCGTCTTCGCAAACGCCTGAATCCTTTGGCAGTTATTCCAAAGGCTGTCTTGCGGGCGCTGTCGCTTTGCCGGAGAACGGCCCGACCTGGCAAGCCATGCGCCTGTCGCGCAATCGCAACTGGGGCCAGCCGGTTTTGGTCGATTTTCTCGAAGACCTGTCGCGCAAAGCCGCCGCTCAGCCCGGCTGGAACGGGCTCTATATTGGCGATATGAGCCAGCCGCGTGGTGGTCCGATGTCTTCGGGCCATGCGAGCCACCAGATCGGTCTGGACGCCGACATCTGGATGCTGCCTGCGACGCGTCTCGATCTGAGCCGCGCCGAACGTGAAAGCCTGTCGTCGATCTCCATGCGCCGCGCCGCGGGCGCCTATGTGAACGACAGCTGGACACGCCAGCACCACGAGATCCTCAAAGCCGCCGCCTCCGACCCGCGTGTGGCGCGGATTTTCGTCTTCCCCGGCGCCAAGGTGCAGATGTGTAAGGACGAAAAAGGCGACAAAAGCTGGCTTCGTAAAATTCGGCCATGGTGGGGACATCACTACCATTTCCATGTGCGCCTGAACTGTCCGAGGGGCGATAAAACCTGTGTCGATCAAGCGCCGCCGCCGCCCGGAGATGGCTGCGCCGATGCGCAGGAGTGGGTGAACAACATCCTCAATCCGCCGCCGCCGGACCCGAACGCCAAACCGACGAAACCCAAGCCTCCCGTCACTCTTGCGAGTTTGCCCGCTCAATGCTCCGCCGTCTTGTCCTCGCGCTGA
- a CDS encoding MFS transporter: protein MAEPSHRKRIWGWMMYDWATQPFHTLILTFIFGPYFAEQVIASLTAGGMDAAHAKAEAQSIWGYGLTVAGLTIAIFAPILGSIADENKRRMPWIWLFSSLYVVGSAGLWLASPVDFPTLWVLIFFGLGLIGVEFTTIFTNALLPALGTREEIGKISGNGWAWGYVGGIIALVIMLLLFAENASGVTLLGSVPLFGLDPETREGTRFVGPFVALWFVISMVPFFLWVREPKATSLPMGRAVRKGLSDLIKTLKTLPKRQSLFAYLGASMFYRDALNGVFTFGGIYALGALEWSVVQIGVFGILAAFTGAVFTYFGGLADQKFGPKPVIIFCILVLVSVCLVILTITRESVLFMVVEAGSKLPDIAFYICGAVLGAVSGVIQSASRTMMVRQADPERMTEAFGLFALSGKATTFLAPALIALVSDLSNSQRLGITPLIALFILGLVLLAWVNPEGTKVSENA, encoded by the coding sequence ATGGCAGAGCCAAGCCATCGCAAGCGCATTTGGGGCTGGATGATGTACGATTGGGCGACGCAACCCTTTCACACGCTGATCCTGACCTTCATTTTCGGGCCTTATTTTGCCGAACAGGTGATCGCCTCTCTGACCGCTGGCGGTATGGATGCGGCGCATGCCAAGGCCGAAGCGCAGTCGATCTGGGGCTATGGTCTGACTGTAGCGGGGCTGACGATTGCAATCTTTGCGCCGATCCTGGGCTCGATCGCCGATGAAAACAAACGCCGGATGCCGTGGATTTGGCTCTTTTCATCGCTCTATGTGGTCGGGTCTGCGGGGCTTTGGCTGGCCTCTCCCGTCGATTTTCCGACCCTGTGGGTGCTGATCTTCTTTGGATTGGGCCTGATTGGGGTCGAATTTACCACGATTTTCACCAATGCGCTTTTGCCCGCGTTGGGCACGCGCGAGGAGATCGGCAAAATCTCCGGCAATGGCTGGGCCTGGGGCTATGTCGGGGGCATCATCGCGCTGGTGATCATGCTCTTGCTCTTTGCGGAGAATGCCTCTGGTGTGACGCTTTTGGGCTCTGTGCCCTTGTTCGGGCTCGACCCCGAGACCCGCGAAGGCACGCGCTTTGTCGGCCCCTTCGTGGCGCTCTGGTTCGTGATCTCCATGGTGCCGTTTTTCCTTTGGGTGCGCGAACCGAAGGCCACAAGCCTTCCGATGGGGCGGGCGGTGCGCAAGGGATTGAGCGATCTGATCAAGACGCTGAAAACCTTGCCGAAACGGCAATCTCTCTTTGCCTATCTCGGGGCCTCGATGTTCTACCGCGATGCACTCAATGGCGTGTTCACCTTTGGCGGCATCTATGCGCTGGGTGCGCTGGAATGGAGCGTCGTGCAGATCGGCGTCTTCGGCATTCTCGCCGCCTTCACCGGCGCTGTCTTCACCTATTTCGGCGGCCTCGCGGATCAGAAATTCGGCCCGAAACCGGTGATCATTTTTTGCATCCTCGTGCTGGTCTCCGTCTGCTTGGTGATCCTGACGATCACCCGCGAAAGCGTGTTGTTCATGGTGGTCGAAGCCGGAAGCAAGCTGCCGGATATTGCGTTTTACATCTGCGGCGCGGTGTTGGGCGCGGTCTCTGGCGTGATCCAATCCGCCTCGCGTACGATGATGGTGCGTCAGGCCGACCCCGAGCGCATGACCGAAGCCTTCGGCCTCTTCGCGCTCTCTGGAAAAGCGACGACATTTCTGGCGCCTGCGCTGATCGCTTTGGTCTCTGATTTGAGCAATTCCCAGCGCCTCGGCATCACTCCGCTTATCGCCCTTTTCATTCTGGGGCTGGTGCTGCTAGCTTGGGTCAATCCCGAGGGTACAAAGGTTTCTGAAAATGCGTAA
- a CDS encoding acyl-CoA thioesterase, with protein MFYQAWKNRNAPKLGLFESHHSRHICMPWDIDLWLELNNGRTLTIFDLGRVPMSIRNGTAKVAKEGGYSMAVAGASVRYRRRVTTFQTVDMVTTPIGFDDKFLYIEQSMWDQTGECCNHILLRGAVIKKRKLVPPKELFDLMDPTLESPELPAWVQNWIAADDTRPWPPTR; from the coding sequence ATGTTCTACCAAGCGTGGAAAAACCGCAACGCCCCGAAACTCGGCCTCTTCGAGTCGCATCACTCCCGGCATATCTGCATGCCGTGGGACATTGACCTGTGGCTTGAGCTGAATAACGGCAGAACCTTAACAATCTTTGATCTTGGTCGCGTGCCGATGTCGATCCGCAATGGCACAGCCAAGGTCGCGAAAGAAGGCGGATATAGCATGGCGGTGGCGGGGGCCTCCGTACGCTATCGGCGCCGGGTGACGACGTTTCAAACCGTCGATATGGTCACCACGCCCATCGGGTTTGACGATAAGTTTCTTTATATCGAGCAATCCATGTGGGATCAGACAGGCGAATGCTGCAACCATATCCTCCTGAGGGGGGCGGTGATCAAGAAACGCAAGTTGGTGCCGCCGAAAGAGCTGTTCGATCTGATGGATCCAACGTTGGAAAGTCCCGAACTGCCTGCATGGGTGCAAAACTGGATTGCGGCGGATGACACGCGTCCGTGGCCGCCAACACGGTAA
- a CDS encoding YggT family protein has protein sequence MLSLMQILLMILGVVKFVMIVQIIMSWLINFQVLNVRQPLVYQIWEGLSRLLEPIYRPIRKILPPMGGLDLAPLVAFIAIYAIERIIYNNMGMFY, from the coding sequence ATGTTGTCTTTGATGCAAATCCTGCTGATGATCCTCGGCGTCGTGAAATTCGTCATGATCGTTCAGATCATCATGAGCTGGTTGATCAATTTTCAGGTGCTCAACGTGCGCCAGCCTCTGGTCTATCAGATTTGGGAAGGCCTTTCCCGCTTGCTCGAGCCGATCTACCGCCCGATCCGCAAAATCCTGCCCCCGATGGGCGGGCTCGACCTTGCCCCTCTGGTGGCCTTCATCGCGATCTATGCGATTGAGCGGATCATCTATAACAACATGGGTATGTTCTACTGA
- the recQ gene encoding DNA helicase RecQ, with product MSTTQALLSSVFGFDDFRPGQAEIVDAVVAGRDVLAIMPTGGGKSLCFQLPALVRDGLTVVISPLIALMRDQVQGLKAAGVAAGALTSGNTEEENDAVFAALSNGELKLLYMAPERLASGGTLPMLRRANVSLIAVDEAHCVSQWGHDFRPDYLRIGDLKRALNVPLAAFTATADEETQAEIVTRLFDGTPPESFLRGFDRPNIHLAFAVKDSPRRQILDFAAARKGQSGIVYCGTRAKTESLAKALSDAGHLALAYHGGMEPERRREVERRFQQEDELIVVATIAFGMGIDKPDIRWVAHADLPKSVEGYYQEIGRAGRDGAPAETLTLFGPDDIRFRRTQIDESLAPPERRAADHARLNALLGLAEAQVCRRQTLLKFFGEEALPCGNCDLCDSPPELFDGTTAVRKALSAVLRCDQGFGAGHLIDVLTGKMTDKVRQWNHDQLSVFGIGKDYDKRQWNAIFRQMMGADLLRPDPERHGALFMTEPAMPILKGEAEMTLRKDTLAKARKGPVAKALVSEEDAPLLSALKAKRRALAEEARVPAYVVFADRTLIEMAEKRPQTLDEMGRIGGVGAKKLERFGDLFLSVILGAPVPEMHPARRKLASSGGGDLFDRLQGIHNDLARGDCGTLKPMSLTASQITKIVKLRPSDMSSFARIVGDRSAERFGPAMIEAIRAA from the coding sequence ATGAGCACAACACAGGCGCTTTTATCCTCCGTTTTCGGATTTGACGATTTCCGTCCCGGTCAGGCGGAGATCGTGGACGCCGTGGTGGCGGGCCGCGATGTGTTGGCCATCATGCCCACGGGCGGCGGCAAATCTCTCTGTTTTCAATTGCCTGCTTTGGTGCGCGACGGCTTGACCGTGGTCATCTCGCCTTTGATTGCGCTGATGCGCGATCAGGTGCAGGGCTTAAAAGCCGCCGGTGTCGCCGCAGGCGCGCTGACCTCCGGTAACACCGAAGAGGAAAACGACGCAGTCTTCGCTGCGCTCTCCAATGGCGAGTTGAAACTTCTCTACATGGCGCCCGAACGGCTGGCTTCGGGCGGCACCTTGCCGATGCTGCGCCGGGCGAATGTGTCTTTGATTGCGGTCGACGAGGCACATTGTGTCTCGCAATGGGGCCACGATTTTCGGCCAGATTATCTCCGCATCGGCGATCTGAAACGCGCGTTGAATGTGCCGCTTGCGGCCTTCACCGCCACCGCCGATGAAGAAACCCAAGCCGAAATCGTCACGCGTCTCTTCGACGGCACCCCACCCGAAAGCTTTCTGCGTGGGTTCGATCGCCCGAACATCCATCTCGCCTTTGCCGTCAAAGACAGTCCGCGGCGTCAAATCCTCGATTTCGCGGCTGCCCGCAAAGGGCAGTCCGGCATCGTCTATTGCGGCACGCGCGCCAAGACCGAAAGCCTCGCCAAGGCACTCTCCGATGCGGGTCATCTGGCGCTCGCCTATCACGGCGGCATGGAACCGGAGCGCAGGCGAGAGGTCGAGCGGCGGTTTCAACAGGAGGACGAGCTGATCGTTGTCGCCACCATCGCCTTCGGCATGGGGATCGACAAACCAGACATCCGCTGGGTGGCCCATGCCGATCTGCCGAAAAGCGTGGAGGGCTATTATCAGGAGATAGGGCGCGCGGGTCGCGACGGGGCCCCCGCCGAAACGCTCACACTTTTCGGCCCAGACGACATCCGCTTTCGCCGCACCCAGATCGACGAAAGCCTCGCGCCGCCCGAACGCCGCGCCGCCGATCATGCGCGTTTGAATGCGCTTTTGGGGCTGGCCGAGGCGCAGGTCTGTCGGCGTCAGACACTTTTGAAATTCTTTGGCGAAGAGGCCCTGCCCTGTGGCAATTGCGATCTGTGTGACAGCCCGCCCGAGCTGTTCGACGGCACCACCGCCGTGCGCAAGGCGCTCTCTGCGGTACTGCGCTGTGATCAGGGCTTTGGTGCCGGGCATCTCATCGACGTTTTGACTGGCAAGATGACCGACAAGGTGCGGCAGTGGAACCATGACCAGCTGTCAGTGTTTGGCATCGGCAAGGATTATGACAAGCGCCAGTGGAACGCGATTTTCCGTCAGATGATGGGGGCGGATCTGCTACGCCCCGACCCGGAGCGTCACGGCGCGCTGTTCATGACCGAACCGGCGATGCCGATCCTCAAGGGTGAAGCGGAGATGACGCTCCGCAAGGACACGCTCGCGAAGGCGCGCAAAGGTCCGGTCGCCAAGGCGCTGGTCTCCGAGGAAGACGCGCCGCTCCTGTCCGCGCTGAAGGCGAAACGACGTGCCTTGGCCGAAGAGGCGCGCGTGCCCGCCTATGTGGTTTTTGCCGACCGGACCTTGATCGAAATGGCCGAAAAGCGCCCGCAAACGCTTGATGAGATGGGGCGGATCGGTGGGGTTGGCGCGAAGAAACTCGAACGCTTCGGCGATCTGTTTCTCTCCGTCATTCTGGGCGCTCCGGTGCCAGAGATGCATCCGGCGCGGCGCAAATTGGCCAGCTCCGGCGGCGGTGATTTGTTTGACCGCTTGCAAGGCATTCACAACGATCTGGCGCGCGGGGATTGTGGTACGCTGAAACCGATGAGCCTGACCGCGTCACAGATCACCAAGATCGTGAAACTGCGCCCGTCGGATATGAGCAGCTTCGCCCGCATCGTCGGCGACAGATCCGCCGAACGGTTTGGCCCGGCAATGATCGAGGCAATCCGCGCCGCCTGA
- a CDS encoding ATP-binding protein has protein sequence MSLSDTLSQERRARLAAERLLELKQAELFEANRKLSKHARSLSDEIIVKREETEVLRDENIRTKEDLEKATVAVHIAERRLWDSIETIQDGFAVFDPSDIMIAANPAYLRVFDGLEDVRPGISYPEIVRLAVEEGIIDIGDLTREAFIDQAVTRWHAPVREPQTVRLWNNQFVKLVDRRSSDGDMVSLGLNITSTIRYEERLKKARTKAEAANRAKSAFLANMSHEIRTPMNGMVGMADLLAETDLNDEQTLYVETIKSSGEALLSLINDVLDYSKIEASKLSLHPEVFDLERCIQDVMVLLQPSAAQKGVDLIIDYDMFMPTNFIGDPGRMRQVLTNLVGNAVKFTHTGHVIVRVVGLPEDGGKRHRVHVSVEDSGIGIATDMIEQIFGEFNQVEDERNRKFEGTGLGLAITRQLVQLMGGEIWVDSEEGVGSCFGFHITMDVVEEAKHLTLPSWMHKAALVDHLNANSLILEKQLTALGFEVSPFASAEELLASPLDAQVFLIDNKLPNTDIAKVIATMRARGVTAPVLLMTSGPTSADRLDIEDATSLQKPLLRADLWRTLSGLIPVEPVEAHETEGRRMRILAAEDNKTNQLVFGKMLKSLDIELRFANNGREAVELYQGFQPDLIFMDISMPEVDGKEATRQIRALEIDTGTHLPIVALTAHAMAGDEQEILAAGLDHYMTKPLRKAAIIDRILQEHPQGCRPIQPEEPAQVMAGE, from the coding sequence ATGTCACTGTCGGATACGCTGTCTCAGGAACGTCGCGCCCGCCTCGCTGCGGAACGGTTGTTGGAACTCAAACAGGCGGAACTGTTCGAGGCCAATCGCAAACTGTCGAAACACGCGCGTTCCTTGTCCGATGAGATCATCGTCAAACGCGAAGAGACCGAAGTGCTGCGCGATGAGAACATCCGCACCAAGGAGGATCTGGAAAAGGCCACTGTTGCGGTGCATATCGCGGAGCGGCGGCTGTGGGATTCGATTGAAACCATTCAGGACGGGTTTGCCGTCTTTGACCCCTCCGACATCATGATTGCCGCCAATCCCGCCTATCTGCGCGTCTTCGATGGGCTCGAAGACGTCCGTCCCGGTATTTCCTATCCTGAGATCGTGCGTCTGGCGGTCGAAGAGGGGATCATCGACATCGGGGATCTGACCCGTGAGGCTTTCATCGACCAGGCGGTCACGCGCTGGCATGCGCCGGTGCGCGAACCGCAGACGGTGCGGCTTTGGAACAATCAATTCGTGAAACTCGTGGATCGTCGCTCGTCGGATGGCGACATGGTGTCGCTCGGCCTCAACATCACCTCGACGATCCGCTACGAGGAACGCCTGAAAAAAGCCCGGACCAAGGCCGAGGCCGCTAACCGTGCCAAATCCGCCTTCCTCGCCAACATGAGCCACGAAATTCGCACGCCGATGAACGGTATGGTGGGTATGGCGGATCTTCTGGCCGAGACCGACCTCAACGACGAACAGACGCTTTATGTCGAGACGATCAAATCCTCGGGCGAGGCGCTTTTGAGCCTAATCAACGATGTGTTGGACTACTCCAAAATCGAGGCGTCGAAACTGTCTTTGCACCCCGAAGTCTTTGATCTCGAACGCTGTATTCAGGATGTGATGGTGCTGTTGCAGCCTTCCGCCGCGCAAAAAGGCGTCGATCTGATCATTGATTACGACATGTTCATGCCGACCAATTTCATCGGCGATCCGGGCCGCATGCGGCAGGTTCTGACCAACCTCGTCGGCAATGCGGTCAAGTTCACCCATACTGGCCATGTCATCGTGCGGGTCGTTGGCCTGCCCGAAGACGGGGGCAAACGTCACCGCGTGCACGTGTCTGTCGAGGACAGTGGTATCGGCATCGCCACCGATATGATCGAGCAGATTTTCGGCGAGTTCAATCAGGTTGAGGACGAGCGCAATCGCAAGTTCGAGGGCACCGGCCTCGGCCTCGCCATCACGCGTCAACTCGTTCAACTCATGGGCGGTGAGATTTGGGTGGATAGCGAAGAGGGCGTCGGCTCTTGTTTCGGGTTCCACATCACGATGGATGTGGTCGAAGAGGCGAAACATCTGACCCTGCCGTCCTGGATGCATAAGGCGGCTTTGGTCGATCACCTCAACGCCAATTCGCTCATTCTCGAAAAACAATTGACGGCGCTGGGGTTCGAGGTCTCCCCCTTTGCCTCCGCAGAAGAGCTTTTGGCCTCGCCACTCGATGCGCAGGTTTTTCTGATCGACAACAAGCTACCGAACACGGATATCGCCAAGGTCATCGCCACGATGCGCGCGCGCGGTGTTACGGCGCCGGTGCTCTTGATGACCTCTGGCCCGACCTCCGCCGACCGACTGGACATCGAGGACGCGACGAGCCTGCAGAAACCGCTGCTGCGTGCCGATCTTTGGCGTACCTTGTCGGGGCTGATCCCGGTCGAGCCGGTCGAAGCGCATGAGACAGAGGGGCGCCGGATGCGGATTCTGGCCGCCGAGGACAACAAAACGAACCAGCTGGTCTTTGGTAAAATGCTCAAATCCCTCGACATCGAATTGCGCTTCGCGAACAACGGGCGCGAGGCGGTGGAGCTCTATCAGGGCTTCCAACCCGATCTGATTTTCATGGATATTTCCATGCCCGAAGTCGACGGCAAAGAAGCCACTCGTCAAATCCGGGCGCTGGAGATCGACACCGGCACCCATCTTCCAATCGTGGCGCTGACGGCGCATGCCATGGCGGGGGACGAACAGGAAATACTGGCCGCTGGCCTCGATCATTACATGACGAAACCGCTGCGCAAGGCGGCGATCATTGATCGTATCCTTCAGGAACATCCGCAGGGCTGTCGCCCGATCCAACCCGAAGAACCGGCGCAGGTCATGGCCGGAGAGTGA
- a CDS encoding metallophosphoesterase family protein, giving the protein MRIYAIGDIHGQLDMLKAAHARIEADKARVGDTDARVIHLGDYVDRGPDSAGVIQYLMDGMAAGKPWRAIRGNHDRMFTRFVRHGIAHDNAHIKSGKSWLHPALGGPTTLASYGVEAVDGEFEIAHMRAKKAVPEAHLDFVENLPLTYAWGDYLFVHAGIRPRVAVEHQSEEDLIWIREGWLDYRGPLPFTVVHGHTALDEATHFGNRIDIDTGAGYGRPLSVLVIENSHEEIVTETGRAHLTHANPG; this is encoded by the coding sequence TTGCGCATCTACGCCATCGGCGACATTCACGGCCAACTCGACATGCTCAAAGCCGCCCACGCGCGGATCGAGGCAGATAAGGCAAGGGTCGGCGACACCGACGCGCGCGTCATTCACTTGGGCGACTACGTGGATCGCGGGCCCGACAGCGCAGGGGTGATCCAATATCTGATGGATGGCATGGCGGCGGGCAAACCGTGGCGGGCCATTCGCGGCAATCACGACCGGATGTTCACCCGTTTCGTGCGCCATGGCATCGCCCATGACAACGCGCATATCAAATCCGGCAAAAGCTGGCTTCACCCGGCTTTGGGCGGTCCGACGACCTTGGCCTCCTACGGCGTAGAGGCGGTGGATGGCGAGTTCGAAATCGCGCATATGCGGGCGAAAAAGGCGGTGCCTGAGGCCCATCTCGATTTTGTCGAAAACCTGCCGCTGACTTACGCTTGGGGGGACTATCTTTTCGTGCATGCCGGCATCCGTCCGCGTGTCGCTGTCGAGCATCAAAGCGAAGAGGACCTCATCTGGATCAGAGAAGGCTGGCTCGATTATCGCGGTCCGCTGCCGTTCACGGTCGTCCACGGTCACACGGCGCTCGACGAGGCGACGCATTTCGGCAATCGGATCGACATCGACACAGGCGCGGGCTATGGGCGGCCTCTCTCCGTGTTGGTGATCGAAAACAGCCATGAAGAGATCGTCACCGAAACCGGCCGCGCGCATCTGACCCACGCCAACCCCGGTTGA
- the fghA gene encoding S-formylglutathione hydrolase, producing the protein MQVKSTNRSHGGTQGVYSHSSTVTGTEMEFSVFVPDHEAGEKLPVVFYLSGLTCTQANVTEKGEFRAACAELGLIFVAPDTSPRGEGVPDDAEGAYDFGLGAGFYVNATEEPFAKNYRMREYIEAELPALIGAEFPADMSRVSIMGHSMGGHGALTIALRNPEKYKSVSAFSPIVSPLNCPWGEKALTGYIGADKSSWRDYDACALIEDGARVPEILVDQGTADNFLEGQLKPELLTQVCEKTGQPLTLRMQEGYDHSYYFISTFMRDHLEWHAIRMKS; encoded by the coding sequence ATGCAGGTCAAATCCACCAACCGAAGCCATGGCGGCACCCAGGGTGTCTACTCCCACAGCTCGACGGTGACCGGAACCGAGATGGAATTTTCCGTCTTCGTGCCGGATCATGAAGCGGGCGAAAAACTCCCGGTTGTCTTCTACCTCTCGGGTCTGACGTGCACACAAGCCAACGTCACCGAAAAAGGCGAGTTCCGCGCGGCCTGCGCGGAGCTCGGCCTCATCTTTGTCGCGCCAGACACTTCGCCCCGTGGCGAAGGTGTGCCGGACGACGCTGAAGGGGCCTATGATTTCGGTCTGGGTGCCGGGTTCTACGTGAATGCCACCGAAGAGCCTTTCGCGAAAAACTACCGGATGCGTGAGTATATCGAAGCGGAACTGCCGGCGCTGATCGGCGCGGAGTTCCCGGCGGATATGTCGCGTGTCTCCATCATGGGGCATTCGATGGGCGGCCATGGTGCGCTGACCATCGCGCTCAGAAATCCGGAAAAATACAAATCCGTCTCGGCCTTTTCGCCGATCGTCAGCCCGCTGAATTGCCCCTGGGGTGAAAAGGCCCTGACTGGCTACATCGGTGCCGACAAATCGAGCTGGCGCGACTACGACGCCTGCGCCTTGATCGAGGACGGCGCCCGTGTGCCGGAGATCCTTGTCGATCAGGGCACGGCGGATAATTTCCTCGAAGGTCAACTCAAGCCCGAGCTTTTGACACAGGTTTGTGAAAAAACCGGACAGCCCCTAACACTTCGGATGCAAGAGGGCTATGACCATAGCTACTACTTCATCTCCACCTTCATGCGCGACCACCTTGAGTGGCATGCGATCCGCATGAAGTCCTGA